The Oryctolagus cuniculus chromosome 12, mOryCun1.1, whole genome shotgun sequence genomic interval tttatttgaagggcagcattacagagaggcagagagagagagaaagagagagagatcggtcttccatccactggtttactccccagatggccacaataactggagctgcactcatctgaagccaggagccaggagccaggagcttcttctgggtctcccacgtgggtgcaggggcccaaggacctgggccatcttctactggtttcccaggccatagcagagagctggattggaagtgcagcagccaggactgaaaccggcacccatttgggatgccagcactgcaggcagtggctttacctgctacaccacagtgccaacccctataagttcacttttgaaattttattttttttaactaataaaTTAATAAGTTCCTGAATCCTCACCTCCTGAAAGTGTTAGTAGCAAATATCATTTCTGCAGGATGGTGTTTGTGGAGTATTCATACAAGAGTGATATGattaatggaaaatagattttatttttcatttttacttcacATGATCAAAAAGATActgaaagtaaaattattttcagtgtttGGATATGTCACATCTAAAGATCATACTTCATTTAAATCTCAGACTACTTTAAGGGATGGGGTGAGTTTTTAAGTTTTGCTATCCAACCACTTTTGCTAGATTTCATTGAAGCAAATAATGGTTCATAAGGTACTTTCAATGTTGTGGTCTAGGTTTAGGCTACATATTACTCATCATTTAAATTCAGATATTGATGTGGGTGGTAATGAATCTGTCACAGAGATCTTTGGGAAGGTTATTTCAGTCTGTGTGGATTAGATCTAGTGTAGCTCCAGCTGAGATTCTATGATTTGGTTCTAATGATTCTCATTAAGATCCAGGTCTATAACAGATAAggacatttttctgttttattttatcaaaaatccCATtgattagggctggcactgtggcataatgagttaagcttctgtctacaatgccagcatcccataaaggcaccaattcaagtgctggctgtttcacttctgatccagctccttgctaatgtgcttggaaagtgGTGGAATGGCCTGAATCCTTGAGTccttgctcccacatgggagacccagatgaagctcctggctgtggtctggcccagccccaactgttgtggccatttggggaatgaacaacagATTGTagatctctttctgtagctctgcctttcaaataagtaaaataaatctcttaaaaaaaaaaaaaagccattgatTATAAGGTGCATCCAGGTTTCAGACCTGTTACACCATGACAAATGTGTTATAGAACTCATGAAATACTGGTAGATTCTTCTGTTACACTTTTATGTCATATTTATATACTAGAgtttttccaaatgaatttcatgttctgTCATTTCTTGCCCAACATGAGTTAGGTAATTCCAAGTGTTTCTTGAATTTTCTCAGTGTGTTGATTACTCCAAATGTATAaactttaacttttattaaagtgACTTACCTTGTGAATTAATGTTGATATCTTCTTATTTTTTCAGGCTGACACCAACAAAGATCGTATTGACATTGCCAATGCCAGAGCAAAGAAACTCATTAACAGCTAAAGCTACTGCTGTACTTCTTTATCGTCTATTCACTTCTCTAGCTCCTCCTCCCAAGTCATTAGCTTTTCTGAGTTTGACATTTTGGTTCTGTGCTCTTCTGATGAGGAGACAATGTGGAAGAAGGGCCAGAGCGGTCACAGCCTCTacgttttcattttctgtctcgtGAGGGCAGACTGCTGCTCAGCCCCAGGGCTTGCTCAGTTCATACTTAGATCCATCTTCACACATCGCACACAGTGTGTTCATCCTTCTCATTCACTTTAACAGATTCTCTTGCTTTCACGGTCTGGAAGCATTGCCAAAGTGGCATGAAGAAGGCAGCTGTagaggttgttttgttttgattggttagttttgcatttgtttttgtgGTGGAAGAAGGGATAGAGGTTGTTACCTCAGTAAGCACCTGCAGCCATTAAGCAAAAAGTTGCATAGCCACCGATAAGATCTAGTTGGGTTTAAGTTTTAATTGTAAGTTGCAGTAATTGCCAGTTTAAGCTAATATTTGGCTTTGGAGCTctttttcacaatatttttgtCATATATAACAAGTAAAATTGCTGCTCCAAAGAGAATAGAATGGGTTTTCTTAAAATGAGCTTAACTTCTGAAACTTTCAATGATTTTCTTATGTAGATAGACTTTGTGATCCCATTCGTATTGCACCATTCAGGAACACTTTGTATAAAtgaatgactttttattttcatattagtaGTAGTATCATGGTCCCATTCTAGGCTTATTAACCTCATAAATTTGTCAGTCTTTgaggaaaaaatatgtaaatatatgcttTGTGAGAATTTCTCTCGTAAAGCAGGGTTTAAGTTTTTTTGGAACAGTTTGACAGGTGTATCACGTGAATTTAAATTTACCTCAATGCCAAGAATTATGTTTAGATAGGGAAAAGGAAACTTACTTTGATCTCAGGTAGAAAATAGATTGCTTTGAGTTTTAAGTAGTTttagactttaaaaagtttagaaTTTATTGTTTTACTAAAAGTCATTTGGAAAATTACACCCATGGTTAATTGTTGGTGACTGCACTGTCAGTCTCTTAGCCTTGTGTATTGAACTCTGCCCAAAGTCAAGCGTTTGCACATCCTGAACAGTGTTCTGAGAATCTGATTGGCGTGTGTcaccttcatttaaaaattagcatCTGCACTCTTCACAGCTTTCAGTGTGGATTGGTTTGACCAATAACCACTGCTTGATCCTTATAATTAAATTGTGTCACTAACTAATGGTATTGTTCTTTCAATTAGGTAACGTATCTCTATGACTGTTATTTTGAAGGCAATAATTTCATTGGCTCCTGTTTAACAAATTGAATAAAGCAAAGGTCCATAAATTAAGAGGCACTCCAATAGAAAGCTGCCTTTGGCacctttttacttttgttttaatcattgccaatcttttatttattagagCTTAAATACACTAGTGACTGAAAGAATATTTCTTAGTGAGAATTATAATCTCCTTACTTGGAGAACACACAGTTAATATGGGAACTTTCAAAGGCTTAAGAGGAAAATAGTTAAATCAAGTGAGGAGGCTGTTTGGCGGGTGGAATAGAAATGCTCCATCCAGGTGAGAATGAGCAGTTTGCCAGTGATGGCGAACGTGTAAAGAAAGAAGACGTATAAAACAGTGGGGATTGTGTTAGACCTAATGCCCTTCCCAAAAGCTCTTAAAAATCTAACACTGTCTGGCTACAGGAAATAGTTCTGAGGAAGCCAGTATGTGGTGCCCAGGTTGATTGGTTAGGAGTATGAGTTAAAGCACCACATTGTCTGGACCTACTCTCTAGCTGTGCCACTTGCTGGCGTGGTAACTAATCCCatttctgtgccttggtttcccatCTGTACATGGGGATTCCTATGTCCTGCCTCATGGAGTTGTAACGCAGAGAGCAGTAGTGTACGCAAAGCACATCAAACAGTGCCTGGCAAGTATCTGAGCTTAATGACAGCTGCTGTTCTCTCCAGAGTGTGGAGCTCTTTTAGGTCAAGGTTTGCTTTGTGGCTTTGACGAAAGACGGCACAGCCCCCTTTCCCAGAGAAACAGGCACACGAATGTGAATCATGCATAAATAAGAAACGTGGAATTCTTGAAAACCAATTCATGATCCCAGGTTACAAACTTTTCCACAGCTTCTGCCTAGAAAGAAAGAGGTGAGGCATAGAAATTAGGCCTATAAGGAACTAGCAGCTCAAGCTGAAAGcctttctgatttttctcctcTTACATTAGAAActtgtttgcatttcttttgaaAGGTAGTAATGAGTGGTTAACACAAACTCAGGAGTTTGGGCTCAAATTTGGGTTTTGTCATTTACTAGGTATGTGACCTTGAGCATAATACTAGCCTATAAATAGTTAAAAGATactatcccttttttttttttttgataacagTAAGTTCCTTTTCAAGTTTCCAGTTTTATGACAGTGATCTTTATCCTCTACTATAGGAATGTGTAGTTTTTTCTCCCTTCAGTTTTGTTTCCACATTTCAACTCTAGATCTTTCCATGTCATAAGGATTATGAATCTTCCCTTAATTTAAACAGCTACATCCCAGATATCTTATATTCAGTTGCACTTTGAATTAGTTTTTAAGGGctgtttcatttaggtcactcTTACTAAAATTCTAGGTTATACCAATTACATTCCTAATCAGATTTATATTTCTTAGATTAATATTAAAGTTTATTATCCTTGAGGTGGTTGTGTAGTGCAGTAGATAAGtaactgcttgggacacttgcatactatattggagtgcctggttggaaTCTCCACTgtgcttcagatctagcttcctaATTTGAACCCCAGGACGCatcaggtaatggcccaagtatttgggtccctgctacccacatgggagacttggatggagttcttggacgctggcttcagtctggcccagccttggctgttgttgacatctggggagtgaaccagtgggtggaagatctctgtctgccttccaaaatacaacaaatttttaaaaaagttcattgtCCTGTAGTCATTTTTTACCCATTTAATATTCTGTTTCAAGCCTTCCTATTTCCATGCCCTACAGATAAGGTACTATGCTTAGTGGTTTTATGGACTTTAGTACCATATTCATATCCTAATAACAAATCTGAGAAAGAAGAGGTATTCCTTATAAACTCTAAAGGTTTTTGTGGACTTAGGTTGGTGTCAAACTAGAATCTGGATTTCCAGACCACACTGGTCAGATCGCTTTGTTAGCTCACAGTTAAGTCTAAATCTTGTTCTCTATAACTTTGGGCATATTTGAGCCTCTGCCCTCAAGTAATTCAGTCtagcaagaaagggagagaaatataAAAGTGTTTTAGTAACAGATGGGGGAGCAGTTAATTCGGCTTAGGGAAGGAGCTTAGACAGAGAGAAGGCGCACAGTAGGGCATTGCTGAATAATCTTTATGGGTacatcaaaaagtccatgaaaatgtgtatggtaaaaaaaactgcatggatttcaaaataatttgtacCAAACTTTATCtcccaatttcatttttccatgagctttttgaaatgctCTTAAAGAATAGGCTCTTGTAATCTCTTATTAATGGTTAAGCTAGGTTTAACCATTATTGAAAACTATCAGTAAATTAGTAATAATTCCTTAGCTAAGataaaaactcagaaaatcaGAACAGAGTATCCTTCTAAATGTTCATATCAGTGATGATCTGAAATGTACCTTTGTACACTCAGATTCTCTTAATAAGCTGGTTACACTACTATGAAATGTTATCAGTCATATGAAGGTATTTTATTACTTATGTGTCCGGAACAACAACTTGAAACATCTTCCTAATCAGTCTTCTTTTAAAGAACAAAGGGCTATTTGCAGGTTAAAGTTTTCCTCCTTTAATGGATAAACATTGCTTGCAGccaaagttcattaaaaattctttattttagtaTATTCTCTCAGAGAATACACTTGATAACATAGcttgctttaaaatattatagtAATGGGTTTTTGATAGGTAATTTAATTAGTAGAGGTATAAATACAAAAAGGGGGAAAGATTACCAGAAATAAGACATTATTTCTACCAAAGCTTCACGGAAATCTTGATTATTAAAATCTGTTATATTACAAGTGTTGCATATACGGTTTTTGGCTCTTCTGAGCCCTCTGCCAATAAGGCACCTGCAGTAAAGAATTTGCTACTGCAGCCTTAGGGAACATCTCTTAGTGTTGTGTTTGAACTTCTTTGACAACGCACTTTTAATCAATACACAGTCACATATTTGTGTACATCCTAAGTTCCTGGTATAAAAGCTGGTAATTGAATGGATGGGCTACAACAAAATCATAAATTCCCAGATTAACCATAACAGTCTCAAAAATTACTTGAATTTCACAAAAATATGAAGTGTTAACACAGATGGAATGGCAACTGACTTTATGAAAGCTTACACATTGAAATTTAAGCCGTGTGTGGAGCTGTTCTGTTACCAGGCAGCACCCCCTCACCGTATAAATAGCAACTAGCTACTGGTTTCATACAGCCAAGCTACTGATGGTTTTGATATCCAGGACAAAATGGAGGACTCTTCCTGTCtcctcattccttttcttttagcTTACTTGAGGTGAGCCTTGAAAAGGATCTAGATCATTGAGCGAAATATAATCTCCTGGAGTGTAATCTCCTTACGACAGATACCCTTGACGACAGCAGAGGCCTTTGATGCAGCCAGATTCCAACAGAGGTTCCATGTCAGTGTCCTGTAAGGTTTTTCCATGGCCCTGGGGAACATCATGCAAACTTCTTCTTGGTGGCTGTGAACCTCTCCATGTACTAAAACcagaaaagaatatttatatagTGTTTTGTCATGAGCAAATACAAGCTTAAGTTTTAGTTACTTaggtttcattttggtttttattggATATGGTTCATTTCCTACAAAATCTACCTattcaaaatgcaaatttaaagcacagtttttaaaattgtgttttatgTTTTAGTAGGAAATCTACCAAAAGACAAAGATGTTTTACAATATGTCATCTATAGAGAAAAAGTCATCTTGGCACAGTACCATTTGGCTGGTGGTTAGAGTCTGCCTTCCAAACGGGAAAACAGATCTAATGCCAAGAGCTCTAACATTCATGTGGATTATTTTGCCACTGTTTTCTCTGGGGTTGTGACTAGAAATGGAagcaatggggctggcactggcatagtaggtgaagcctccgcctgtgatgccagcatcccatatgagtgctggttcatgtcctggctgctcctcttctgatccagctctctcctaatggcctaggaaagcagtggaacatggcccaagtacttgggtccctgcacctatgtggtaggcccagaagaagctcctggcttcggaaagcccagctccagctgttgtggccatttggggaatgaaccagtggatggaagacttctctgtctccccctctctaactctgcctctcaataaataaatctttaaaaagaaaagaaaagaaatggcagCAATATACTAATATATACCTTATCGTAGCCTTCCAGTTCTCGaagtttctttatttcaaaaagatTGCCTTCCACAGCAAGCAGACAGATCTGGGAATCACTGAGGATGCTTTGTGGAAGCATGCTGAGCTCAAGGCAATTCTCTTCCAGGCGAAGAACTTTGAGACGTGGACAGCAAGATATCCTTACCGAGATCTGAGATATCTGTTGAACATCAACGCAAAAGAATAATAGGAAAAAGCATGAGCATCATAATGGCTAccacattaaaacaaaacaaaatcatgaTTATTTGTCCTAGTTCTTTTACTACCTTCATTTTCTCACTGTAATCACTACAGAAGCCTGTTGCATAGCTTCTGTTATTACTCCTccagttaaaaatttttttgttcagtttttaaaattttttgaaaggcagagttacaaagagaggagaaacagatctttaatccactgtttcactccccaaatggctacaatgacgggggctgggccaggccaaagccaggagcttcttccaggtctcccacatgggtgcaggggcccaaccacttgggtcatctgttgctgctttcctaggccattagcagagagccagattagaagtggagcatggggctggcgccatggcatagcaggtaacacttccacctgcagtgccagcatcccatatgggcaccagtttgagtcccggctgctccactacctatccagctctatgctttggcctgggaaagcagtggaagatggcccaagtcctttgagcccctgtacccacgtgggagacccggaagaagctcctggcttcagattggcatagctccagccgttgtggccaattggggaatgaatcagcagatggaagacctccctccctctctctctctctccctccctcctcctccctctcctctcagtgtaactctttcagataaataaataaatcttaaaaaaaaaaaaaaaaaaaaaaaaagtggagcagctaggtctccagcaggcacccatatgtgatgcctgcattgcaggcagagacttaacctactatgcaacaacactggccctgaatttaaaaacattttgaaggtCACCAATTACTTTGTGGAAACAAAATTTTCAGACAATAAAAGCACTGTATGTTCATTATGGAAATGTTGAGAATCACACAAGGTTAATGAAAAGTCTACTTGCAACCCTTCACCCAGATTTAACCACCATACACACTTTGGTATATGTTACTGCCAATGTTTTTATAGCTGGTGACCACTACACTGCCAAAGTCAAGGATCACTCCCTGTTACATTTGAGTATATTACTCATCCTTTCCTTGAAACCCCCTTAGTATAAGTActtggttttcttcctttcttttgaatTATTCTTGATATTTGGCTTCTCTTTAAGCAGCAATCCCTACTACTTCATTTGATCTTCTCTGTAAACTTTCTCCTGGAAAGTTAATTCATTCTTGAAGCTATCATTTATGTTATGACCACAAAATCTGGGTCTACATTCTCATCTACTCATCTTTACTCCATTCCTATGTGTTCAACTTTCACTAAAGCATTTCCATTCTGTATGATTCATCATATTCAATTGGGGCATGTTCAGTCTCCTCCATTCTTTTAGGTCCTTGAGTTCAAAACCAACTAAATTGTCTTTGACTCTTGCACCTCTTTTGCCCTTTAGTTGTTTCAAGTTACCAAATTCTATTGACTCTCAGACCATCACCTGAGAACTTGCTAGAAATGCAAATACTCAGCCTTCATCCCAGACCTGCTAAGGCAAAGACAGGATGAGGGCCCAATGATCTCTTTAAACAAACTCTCATTATTCTCATGCACATTAGACTCAGACCATTaactgtgctgtggcgcagtgggctaaccTCCGTCTGctctgccagcattccatatgggcatcagttcttgtcccggctgctcctcttcccatccagctatctactatggcctggaaaagcagtagaagatggtccaagtgcttggacccctgcaccagcgtgggagacccagaggaggctcctggcttgtggtttcggattggcccaactctggccattgctgccatttggggagtgaaccagcagatggaagacctctctgtctctccctctctataactctacctctcaaatgaaaaataaaaaatctttaaaaaaaaatcctatggagaaagtttaaaaaaaaaaaaaaagaaccattgaTTAGGCATGAGTAAGGTGAATATGCAGTTAAGTCCTAGTATTTGTTACTTAGCtgattcaagattttttttttccccaaaaatgttTAAGAACATTCAATATCGACTTTAAGGAAAGGATGAAGCCAGTCTCCTCAAAGACTGAATCACACGTAAAGTCACTGCAGTCTAGAACAGTAATAACAGTACTGGTGGACTCTGCATAACTAGAAGCACAGATGGTAGAAAAACTAAAGGCCACAATCTCAGTGTTCACTGTCTCATCATTGGTGCCTTAGGCCTAGATCAAGGATTGTTTCTCCAGACAGGTAAGTATTAGCCAAAAAGTTTCCAAAGTAATAGAAACAATTCAAATACAACTAAAGCTGTCTAACAATGAAATGAGCTACCTCCAGAAAGCCTATCATTTAAGTTTCTTCGCACAAACAGGACACATTTAACAAATGTTACACAAAAACCATCAAGTAACCACTAATCTCCCACTCTCAAGACCTAAGCCTCATCCCCCCAATATATCCCTCATACAACTCCTTGCTCAATGGACACAGGCGTATGTAGAGAACTCCAGGATTTGAGAGACAGTGATTTGACTTTTGAAATTCTCTGTTACCCATTCCAGTCTCCCCTGACACCAGCCTACACAATGAACACACTCAGTGTCCCAACCAGCTCCATGGCCCTTTGGGCTTTGAAATTTGTTCAGCCCATAGGATATACCTCTCAGCTAGCCTCTATCAGGGACCATAACACAAAGTATATACTCTAGAAAAAAGCCTTAAGCTCTAGACCTGGTTCTGGTTGAGATTGAGTTCGATGACTTGCAGTTCCCCCACTATGTCAGGTATACTCCGAATCTGGTTCTTGGAGAGATCCACTACATCCAGGTGTCGAAGGCTACAAAGTTGGGGTGGTAGTGTTCCCAGCTGGTTCCCGGACAGGCTCAGGGTCTTGAGGGCAGAGAGTTGCCCAAAGGTGGAGGGCAGCTCTTTCAGGTGATTGTTGTTTAGGCTTAGCGTCTCCAGTTTTTTCAGATTGCATAACTCATCAGGCAGAACagctggcaaagaaaaaaaattttcaagaccTGAATCTGATTGAGCTGATGAATTTGTAAGGATTAGAGATAGGGCAGCCTGCTTTGCCTCTTGTTAGGAGGCGTAGAACTCCCACATGTGCCATTTTCAGATATTGCATTTTACCAACAGTCTTCAGGTGAGGATGCAATCAAACTGCAGGAGAGCATTTAGGTGTCTAACGGGCTCCTTTTGTAAAGGGGCCTTGGCAAAAGCTGACAGCAATTTTGTGAGAAATCCTTTCCATTCCAACCCTCCCCCCTTCAAATTAGGCAGCTCTGTTTACATCACATCCCAAAGATGTTCTTCCCGTTCAAGTCCAAATTAACCCCGTAACAATCACTACGCCCCCCAAGGAGGCTTGTAGGTGTAAATACAGGAGGTAGAAAGCTTCAAGGGCTCTGGCATTCTGCATCTTGAGCCCCCTGAATGGTTTCGTAACAAAAATCAGCTTGTAAGAGAAAACCGCCCTTGGTGAAGGCTGATCACTAGCGAAAGCGTCCCAGGTGCAGAAGTCATACTCAGTTTGTTGTTGTTCAGGGAGAGGCTCTTCAGCAGGGTGAACTTCCCCATCAGCAGAGGAGGCAGGCTCTCGATCTTGTTGTTGGACAAGTCGATGGTCCTGAGATTGCTCGTCAGCTTCTGCAAGTCCGAGGGGAACTGCAGAAAGGAGTTCACGGCGTGGAGAATCCCTTACCGATTAGCTTCGCCGCCCCAGCCGTCCCTCTCCCTCTTGGTTCCCTGGTCGGGTCCCAACCCGTCTCACCTCGGTCAGCCCGCGGTCCTTAAGCTGAAAGACACCAGTTTTCTGCGCTGTTTCCACATGAGCGCGGAGGCCACTGTTTCCCATTCTGGCGCCGCCGAGGCTCAGGTCCCTGCAGGAGGGAAGTGCAGGAGGGAAACCAGCTATCACTGGCTGTATGTCCATGCATACAGCCACCCTGTCAGCCTCCCGTTTGGGTCTCCTGCCCCCAGCTGTCACCTCCTGCCGATCCCTGGATCCTGGGGGGCAGCCCAAGACTggcaaggaagaaagggaagcacAGACACCCCGACCACCAAGCCCTGCCGCTTTTGCAGCTCTGTGGAGGCCAGGCGCCTCTGGGAGCCTCTGGAGGAGCGGAGATCCCCGGACTCGCCCCCTACTTCAGCTCAGCAGCCGGACTGCTCCGCAGGGGAAGACCCGGGACCCGAGCTTGTCTAAGATGCTTTCCAGGGGCTTCCGCCCGGGCGGGAACGCCCTGTGACGTCATCGAGCGGCGCCGCGCGTTCGCCCTACGAAGTGCTTTCTCTCAGCGCCGGCGCGGGAGGCGCGTTGGAGCCATGGCTGCTGCCAACCCCTGGGATCCGGCGCCGGAGCCAAACGCCGCTGGGCTACTGTTGGGCCACTTCGTAGCTTCAGGGATGGTCACTGAGGTACGTGGGGGCAGCGACGGCGTCATCAAGAGGGTGCCCACGGTGGCGACAATACAGCTGTGAGGTGGTGAGGGtgctggctgggagctgtgcTGAAGTTAAGGCGCGTAGCTTAACAGTCGGGGCTGCTCTGCCCTTGATTCTTCCCGAAAGCAGGGCTCTGGGTAGGTGGTGTTTCAAGTAGACTGAGAGGCGAGTTATCCTAGTCTGCTGTGTGGGAGATGAGATAGGACAATGTTAAGCcccactccttttttaaaaatttaatccgGGGACAGCGCCTTTGGGCGTAGTGAGGCGGCGTCAGGGAATACGGGTAGGTCGTGGAGACCAGCATCCCCAGCAGCGCTGCTTGTGGCAAGCACTGAGGCAGCTTTGCAGGCGCGACGTGCATGGAGAGCTCTTTTTTGGTATCTTTAAAGCCCCCGTTTCCTCCCCAAGATCTTGGTGAAAAAGACTTTGGAACGTGACTGGAGGAGGGCTCAATTttggggaaagagaagagagattaGCT includes:
- the LRRC57 gene encoding leucine-rich repeat-containing protein 57 isoform X1 codes for the protein MTSQGVPARAEAPGKHLRQARVPGLPLRSSPAAELKDLSLGGARMGNSGLRAHVETAQKTGVFQLKDRGLTEFPSDLQKLTSNLRTIDLSNNKIESLPPLLMGKFTLLKSLSLNNNKLTVLPDELCNLKKLETLSLNNNHLKELPSTFGQLSALKTLSLSGNQLGTLPPQLCSLRHLDVVDLSKNQIRSIPDIVGELQVIELNLNQNQISQISVRISCCPRLKVLRLEENCLELSMLPQSILSDSQICLLAVEGNLFEIKKLRELEGYDKYMERFTATKKKFA
- the LRRC57 gene encoding leucine-rich repeat-containing protein 57 isoform X2, yielding MGNSGLRAHVETAQKTGVFQLKDRGLTEFPSDLQKLTSNLRTIDLSNNKIESLPPLLMGKFTLLKSLSLNNNKLTVLPDELCNLKKLETLSLNNNHLKELPSTFGQLSALKTLSLSGNQLGTLPPQLCSLRHLDVVDLSKNQIRSIPDIVGELQVIELNLNQNQISQISVRISCCPRLKVLRLEENCLELSMLPQSILSDSQICLLAVEGNLFEIKKLRELEGYDKYMERFTATKKKFA